The nucleotide sequence TTCCGTTGCCGCAAGGACCACCTGTTCCGTGCCGATAAGGATATCTTCAAATCCGTCGCAGTCAAAATCTCCCTGCTCGTTCTGTTTGTGGTCCCTGAGGATATCGCAGGCCAGAGATTCTGCCCTGAGCAGGTGTCGGTACAGCGCAGATCTCAGATGCGGCAGGTACAGGCCTCCGAAAATGCCATGCCAGTATGCGTCGTTGCACTGGCCTTTCCAAAGCTCGGACAGCGCCTCTTTTCCCTTCTTCGGGTTCGCACTGTTCGCCTCATGGACCTTCTGGCTGATCATGCGCATCCGCTTGTGGATATGATTTGACTCAGGATATTTCGTGAAGAAGGCCCGCCAGATGCCTCCCCGCAGAAGCTGTTTAGCCCTGTCGCCCGAGGTCTTCTCCAACCGTTCAAGGACCTGTTCATATTCGATAGCCCCTTCCGGCGGCAGTGTCCACTCTCCCATTTCCCGGTACGAGGCGGTCGGCAGATAGACCCTTCCGAGCGGCTGGAACCGGTCGTAATATGCGCTGAAGGTCGTGGTCTCAAGCCAGTCGCTGTTGTCCTCGATCGCAGTGAAGAACCGGTCGAGCCAGCGGTCCTCATAGCAGTGCTTGTAGGTATTCGGCCAGACGCCGAACTTCTCGCCGTCGTCAGCCATGGTAAGAAGCGGATTTCCGCCCTTCATCGATACTTCCCTGAAATAAGAGATCGTCTCTTCAACGGATCTGAACGGGATCAGGTACCGGAGCTTTTCGCTGCCCGGGAACACGCTCACGATATTGCCGTCTTCCTCGGTAATGTAGTACCCGAGAAGATCCCTGTCCTCAAGCCCGGTAAGCTTGAAGTGGTAGTCGTCGATCGGCAGGTATTCAATGCCTGCCTCTGCAATGAACTTCGGCATCTGCGGTTCCCATACGCGCTCGGCAAGCCACATGCCCTTTGGCGTATGCCCAAGGTTCTTTACAAGAAACTTCGAAAGCTCCTTTACCTGGAGCGGCCGGTCTTTTTCCGGCAGCACCGTAAGGATCGGCTCATAAAAGCCTCCTGAAAGCAGTTCTATCCTCTGCTCTTTGACGAGATTACGGAGGATCTCTATTGCCTCGGGATGGTGATCGAGCATCCACGAAAGAAGATGTCCCGAATAATGGAGCACCACCTTCAGTTTTGGATGACCGAGCAGGGTTTCGAGGAACGGCAGATAGGACTTTGCATAACAGTCCTCGAGCACATGATCGAAATTCCCTACCGGCTGATGATTATGAAATGCGAGAATAAGATGAAGTCTTGACATCTGCTCCTTATCCGGTTATACCCCTGCGAATAAAATTATTAATGTATTCCTCCGGCAGCAGGCAGGCAATGGATTTTTGCTTACCAATATACCATAAACGACCGATACGGTGAAAGAATCCGGCCGCAAACAGACTGACGTCAGCGGATCCCTGATACTGATAAGTGCATTAGTTATTTGTCATCAATAAATCTCCCCTCACCCCTCGGGGCAGTTTTCCTCCCTTTGGCAAAGGGAGGATAGGAGGGATATTATAATTGGACGTCTTCATACCTTTGAACTGCTTAGCAGAAATCCTGCTACTGTCTTCTGAGGCTGCGCGGCATCCCAATATGCATACAGACAGGGCGTTTTCCCGATCCCGTCAAGCAGGTACGGGCTGCCAAAAGAGATAAAAAGGTCAGCCCTGGACCTGAAGTGTCTGAGCATGCTGAAGAGCCAGATACTCGCGCCGCCCTTCCATGCCTTTGTCTCTGAAAATAGGGCAACGATCATAAACTCATCTTCCTGTTTACGAATACCCTGAGCCTTTGAGCCCGGTCCGAGCTCGAGCACCCTTATTCCCGGCATATGCTTCTTCATGATACGGCCAAAGCCCCTGCCCTTGTCCCCGGCGTCATCGTTAAGAATAATAAGCAGAGGGGTTCCCCTGATGCTGAATCTGCGTGAGGCCGTGACCGCATCATCGGTAAGCTGCCTGGACATGCCGGCATGAAGATCAAAAGCCGGTTCATTGCTGACGGCTGAAGGTCTTAACCTTTTTCGGAATTTAATCAGTCTCGCAGGATCAGACCATGGGTTCATTCTCTCCAGAGAGGCTGCAACTTTTTCTGCATCCGACGGATGAAGCAGTATATCGACCCCTGCCTCCAGCGCCCGGAATGACGCCTCTTCCTCGGAAAAGTTGCCGATGCCGCCCATATTCAGCGCATCGGTAACAAGCAGGCCGTCATATCGCATTTCCCTGCGAAGGAACTGCACTGCATTCTTTGAAAAGGAGACCGGTGTTCCTGACGCATCAAGCGCAGGCACGCTCAGATGGCCTAACATGATCATCCTGACCCCTGCCTCTATTGCCGCTGCAAAGGGCTTCAGTTCATATCTCCGCAGCCTCTTCATATCCTGACGCAGGACCGGTAGCCTGATATGGGAATCGACCGAGGTATCGCCATGGCCGGGGAAATGCTTGCCGCAGGCTGCAATGCCGCTGCCCTGAAGAGCCTTGATCATTTCAGTGCCAAGCAGGGAGACGACCGCAGGGTCCTCGCCAAACGCCCTGACCGCGATGATCGGGTTCTTCGGATTGGTATTGATATCGAGCACCGGCGCAAAGATCGTGTTTATGCCAACATACTTCGCCTCGACCGCCACTGCCTTAAACGACCTTCTCAGAAGGTTTATCGCTGACCGCTGACCGCCGCCGGCTGACCGCTGATAGCTGATAGCTGATAGCTTTTTATACGCCGCCCCAAGCGCCATGGCAGGAGGGAAAAGCGTGCCGCCCTTCAGCTGCTGCCCCAGCCCCCGCTCAAGATCAGAGGAGATGATCAGCGGAAGTTCTGCCTCTTCCTGAAGTCTTCTGACATAGGTCCGAACGGTCTGAAGATCGCCGCCAAAGATAATAAAGCCTGCGATACCTTTTCTGACGAGGGCACGGTACCGGGAGAAGTTCTTCCTGATCTCTTCCCCGTTCAGCCTCGGGATCATGAACTGGTAATAATTCTGCATGACGGTATTATACCTGCAACAAACCGATCTGTTTGTAAAGAATCATTACATGTTGGTATTCTAATCAAAGGCAGTTGCAGATGGTATCTCGTCAATTTCACGAGATTCGATTATAGTTCAAAAAATCCCTCCTAACCTCCCTTTGCCAAAGGGAGGGACAACACCCCTCTTTGACAAAGAGGGGCAAGGGGAGATTTTGTGATAATTGCCACCTGGTTCAGGGCAAACAAATTAACATTCAATACAGAGGTGCATATGGGATTATTTGATCGTCTAAAGCAGGGACTGACCAGGACCAAGCAGGGCTTTGTCGAAAAGGTCGAGTCGATCTTCAAGGGAAAGGCCATAGACAGCGAAACCCTTGAGGAACTGGAAGAGGCCCTTATCCTTGCAGACATCGGCGCAGGCAGCGCTTCCGAGATCGTTGAGCATCTCAGGGAGAAGGCAAGAAAAGGAGAGTTTGACGAATCCGGTTCTGTCAGGGATTTCCTGAAAAAAGAGCTCTCCAGCCTGTTAGGCAGAGGCCAGAAGCTGGTGCCCTTCGGAGAAAAGCCGTTTGTGATCCTGACCGTGGGCGTCAACGGCGCAGGCAAGACAACGACCATCGGCAAGCTCGCGAGCAGATTCAGGGACCAGGGGTATTCCGTGCTGCTTGCTGCCGGCGATACGTTCAGGGCAGCAGCGATCGAGCAGCTTGAGATCTGGGGGAACAGGACAAACGCCCAGGTGGTCAGGCATCAGAGCGGTTCAGACCCCTCGGCAGTGGCATTCGATGCGATCGAGGCTGCAAAGGCGCGGGGCACTGACATAGTGATCATCGACACCGCAGGCCGTCTGCATACCAAGAGCCCGCTCATGGAGGAGCTGAAAAAAGTGCGGCGCGTCTGCGATAAGGCAATGCAGGGTGCTCCGCATGAGGTGATGCTCATCGTTGACGCCACAACCGGCCAGAACGCGCTCAAACAGGCCCAGATCTTCAACGAGGCGGTCGGCGTGACTGCCATTGCCCTGACCAAGCTTGACGGCACTGCCAAAGGCGGCATCGTCTTTGCGATCAAGAAAGAGCTGAATATCCCGGTCAAGCTGATCGGTGTAGGTGAAAAAGTTGAAGACCTTCAGGATTTTGAACCGGATGAGTTCGTAAAAGCGCTGTTTGACTGACCGTTGATGCTTATGTCATCCATCAATAAATCTCCCCACCCCCTCTTTGCCAAAGAGGGGCAGTTTTCCTCCCTTTAGCAAAGGGAGGGGAGGAGGGATTTTATAGCTAACATGAAACAATTCGAACTCCTCGACATATCCGGTGATGCAGGCATCAGGGCCTTTGGCAAAGACCTTCCTGAACTTTTCATCAACGCAGCCGCAGGCATGTACGGTCTTATCACTGATCTCAGGGATATTCAGGCAGGGAAGACGCTCGAAATTTCGGTGAAAGGCAGCTCGCTGGAAGGGCTCCTCGTCTCTTTTCTGAACGAACTGATCTTCCATTTCGACACGTACGGGTTTACAGGAAAGAGTATCAGCATACAAAACTTCCAAGCTGGCAGGCCGGCAGGCCGGCACACTGGAGAGCCGGAAAGCGGTCAGGCTGACAAGCCGGCCGGCTTGCAGGCCTATAAGCTTAAGGCTGTAGTGACCGGCGAAGAGTTCGACCCTGAACGGCACAAGGGAAAATTACTGATCAAGGCCGCAACCTACCACAAACTGCTTATCGAAAAAACAGATGGGCTCTATCGGGCAGAGATTATTTTTGATATTTAGCTGTTCCAGCCCTGCCCGGCCATTATTTTTTATAATATTCCGGATATAATTTTTTTGCACAGCCCGGACAGATGCCATGGCTGAATTGGGCCTCAGAATGTTCATGGATATAGCTTTCGATCTGCTGCCAATACCCCTGGTCATCTCTGATCTTCTTGCAGGAAGCGCAGATAGGGAGAAAACCGCTCAATTGTTTGACCTTTGCAAGGGCGTTCTTGAGTTCTGATATAAGCATTTCCTTTTCTTCTTCCATGTTCTTTCGCACCGTAATATCCCGTGCAATATGGATACTGCCGACGACAGTGCCGGTAATATCGGTCCAGGGCGACGTTGTGACCAGGAACCAGCCCCCCAAATTCTGCTCGTAAACCTCCACGCTGTGGGTTGATCCATCCTGCAAAGTCCTGGTATGAGGACAAGAATCGGCAGGGCTCCCCTTCGCATGCACTGCCTCATAGCATGTTGCGCCGATACATTGCTCTTGTGAAAGGCCTAATCGTCCGGACATCTCCTTATTGATCCGAACGATCCGGTATTTGCTGTCTAAAATGCAGGACGCATCCGGGATCGCATCGAACAGTTTCTGCCAGTTCTCATCAGGCAAAAAAAGCTCTTCCTCTTTTCGCTTGCCGTTTTTGATCTTTAAAGGCTCCCGGTTGTGTTCCATAAAGATATTTTATCCTAAAATTATAATTATGAATAGCCGTAATGTGCACAGTTATCGTTGTTTTCTTTTATAATTGCAAAATAGCGGCAGCCTCGGTCAGGCGGATGGTATGATAGGATACAAATCAACAATGGGCTTATTTCAGCGTATGCATAAAAGCGTTATAAATTAAGGAGATATCGGATGCTGCAGGAACTGATCCTGATACTCACCCAATTCGGAGGCGGCCCGGGAGACCCGGCCAACAATGTCGTGCGTTTTCTTCTGGCTGCCTTTTTCTGGATCGTGCTTTTATTGGTCTCTTCCCGGATGTGGCGCACCTCAGCAGACCGCAGGCATCTTTATTTTTCGATCTCGGCCGCGGTCGGCGCCAGCAGGGAACTGTTCATGTTCAGTGCCGAATACGGCAGCTTCCGGGGATACATATCCTTCCCCACGATCTTCCGCTATTATCCGCCAATAGAGCACGCAGTTGCCATACTTTCGATCATCCTCATGGGGTACGCCTTTCTTCGCTTTTATTTCAGTTTTGAACGCCTCTCACGCATCTTCCTGATCTACAGTTCGCTCCTTACGGCAATTGTCTATATCATTATTGCCCCTCTCTGGACAAGATTCCTGGACGCAACTGCGCGGGCCTCGCTTGATGGCGCACTTTTTATCGGCGCTGCATTCCATGATTTTTCAGGGGACCTGATATTTCGTCTGTTAGGGGCACTTGTTTCCTTTCTGATCCTCGGCTCGTTCCTGTATTCAAAGACCGGAACAAAAAAGTTCCCGTGGCTGGCATTTATTGCATTCTTTTTCTTTTTTATGGATGACGCTCTTCAGGCGGTAAATGATCTGAACGCTGATCGTTATGCGCCTGTATTTGCCCCGCTGCGCCACAACCTTCATATTTGGGCCATCGCACTTCTTGTGGGGGTCTACTGGTGGGAGATCACTCAGGAGCTGAAAATTAAGCGGCAGTTCCTCCAAAGCATGCTGGATGCCATTCCTGACATGATCTTTTATAAAGACACTCAGGGCGCTTACCTGGGCTGCAACCAGAACTATGCCGCCACTATTATCGGCAGGCCAAAAGATCAGATCGTCGGCCGCGCCGAATCCGATTTTATTGCAGACCCTGAACTGGCACAGTTCCTCCGCAAGACCGATCTGGACTGTATCAGTACAAATACATCCCGCTCTGACGAACGGCTGCACACCCTGGCAGACGGCAGGAGAGTGCTCCTGGAGACCATCCGGACCCCATTTCTTGATAATGAGGGAAAGATAGGCGGCCTGATAGGCATCTCCCGCGACATCACCGAACGCAGACACCTTGAGGAACAGCTTCGCCATTCCCAAAAAATGGAGGTGATAGGACAGCTTGCCGGCGGGGTGGCCCACGACTTCAATAATATCCTCTCCGTGATCACCGGGTACGGCGAATTGGCGCTCATGCGCATAGAAAAGGATGATCCGCTGCGTCCTAATATCGAACATATACAGGCCGCGGCAGAGCGGGCAGCCCGTCTGACCGGGAGCCTCCTCGCGTTCAGCCACAAACAGCCGCTTAATGTTAAGGTATTCGATCTGAATCCGGTCCTCCATAATATTGAAAAGTGGCTTAAGAGGATCATCGGCGAAGATATAGACCTTAGTATAGCCTTCGCAGATGAACCCCTCACGGTTTCTGCCGACAGCGGCCAGATCGAGCAGATTATGATGAATCTGGCTGCCAATGCCAGAGATGCAATGCCGGGCGGAGGATCGCTGGTCATGCAATTGCAGCGCTATGAACTGGACTCCTCCTTTGTTGAAATCCACCGCTATGGAACGCCAGGGCAATATGCCATGCTCATCGTTTCTGACACCGGCAGGGGTATGGACGAAACGACCCGGCAAA is from Nitrospirota bacterium and encodes:
- a CDS encoding DUF1926 domain-containing protein; amino-acid sequence: MSRLHLILAFHNHQPVGNFDHVLEDCYAKSYLPFLETLLGHPKLKVVLHYSGHLLSWMLDHHPEAIEILRNLVKEQRIELLSGGFYEPILTVLPEKDRPLQVKELSKFLVKNLGHTPKGMWLAERVWEPQMPKFIAEAGIEYLPIDDYHFKLTGLEDRDLLGYYITEEDGNIVSVFPGSEKLRYLIPFRSVEETISYFREVSMKGGNPLLTMADDGEKFGVWPNTYKHCYEDRWLDRFFTAIEDNSDWLETTTFSAYYDRFQPLGRVYLPTASYREMGEWTLPPEGAIEYEQVLERLEKTSGDRAKQLLRGGIWRAFFTKYPESNHIHKRMRMISQKVHEANSANPKKGKEALSELWKGQCNDAYWHGIFGGLYLPHLRSALYRHLLRAESLACDILRDHKQNEQGDFDCDGFEDILIGTEQVVLAATERGGCLTELSLRKQSVNILDILTRRPEAYHAKVAEASGAGDGTRTIHDQLTVKEEGLSEFLVYDRQRRVSLLDHFLPAGTTLDDMAGSKYEELGDFTTGIYSLAQSYKKGDISLTLSRDGVVRQNTVDLKKKVDLTHASRINVEYRLQGNFAGLFAVEMNLSLLGSPFALIRVNDRTLQMRSKALHEPVREFIVEDKFLNLRLQFSFSEDIQLWHYPVETISLSEQGVERLYQGTAFLFVLPLPCLDRKKLAFTVHCGEETA
- the ftsY gene encoding signal recognition particle-docking protein FtsY, with product MGLFDRLKQGLTRTKQGFVEKVESIFKGKAIDSETLEELEEALILADIGAGSASEIVEHLREKARKGEFDESGSVRDFLKKELSSLLGRGQKLVPFGEKPFVILTVGVNGAGKTTTIGKLASRFRDQGYSVLLAAGDTFRAAAIEQLEIWGNRTNAQVVRHQSGSDPSAVAFDAIEAAKARGTDIVIIDTAGRLHTKSPLMEELKKVRRVCDKAMQGAPHEVMLIVDATTGQNALKQAQIFNEAVGVTAIALTKLDGTAKGGIVFAIKKELNIPVKLIGVGEKVEDLQDFEPDEFVKALFD
- a CDS encoding archease, whose protein sequence is MKQFELLDISGDAGIRAFGKDLPELFINAAAGMYGLITDLRDIQAGKTLEISVKGSSLEGLLVSFLNELIFHFDTYGFTGKSISIQNFQAGRPAGRHTGEPESGQADKPAGLQAYKLKAVVTGEEFDPERHKGKLLIKAATYHKLLIEKTDGLYRAEIIFDI
- a CDS encoding PAS domain-containing protein, producing MEHNREPLKIKNGKRKEEELFLPDENWQKLFDAIPDASCILDSKYRIVRINKEMSGRLGLSQEQCIGATCYEAVHAKGSPADSCPHTRTLQDGSTHSVEVYEQNLGGWFLVTTSPWTDITGTVVGSIHIARDITVRKNMEEEKEMLISELKNALAKVKQLSGFLPICASCKKIRDDQGYWQQIESYIHEHSEAQFSHGICPGCAKKLYPEYYKK
- a CDS encoding PAS domain-containing protein, with protein sequence MLQELILILTQFGGGPGDPANNVVRFLLAAFFWIVLLLVSSRMWRTSADRRHLYFSISAAVGASRELFMFSAEYGSFRGYISFPTIFRYYPPIEHAVAILSIILMGYAFLRFYFSFERLSRIFLIYSSLLTAIVYIIIAPLWTRFLDATARASLDGALFIGAAFHDFSGDLIFRLLGALVSFLILGSFLYSKTGTKKFPWLAFIAFFFFFMDDALQAVNDLNADRYAPVFAPLRHNLHIWAIALLVGVYWWEITQELKIKRQFLQSMLDAIPDMIFYKDTQGAYLGCNQNYAATIIGRPKDQIVGRAESDFIADPELAQFLRKTDLDCISTNTSRSDERLHTLADGRRVLLETIRTPFLDNEGKIGGLIGISRDITERRHLEEQLRHSQKMEVIGQLAGGVAHDFNNILSVITGYGELALMRIEKDDPLRPNIEHIQAAAERAARLTGSLLAFSHKQPLNVKVFDLNPVLHNIEKWLKRIIGEDIDLSIAFADEPLTVSADSGQIEQIMMNLAANARDAMPGGGSLVMQLQRYELDSSFVEIHRYGTPGQYAMLIVSDTGRGMDETTRQKIFEPFFTTKAMGKGTGLGLAIVYGIVKQHNGFINVYSELGKGTVFKVYIPLCDAGISYEGILAPSLQLKGRETILVAEDDEHVRGVVLATLKKFDYDIILAEDGQDAVEKFKKNADRIQLILMDIIMPGLNGKDAAEQIRQIQPDAAILFTSGYTADIIQGRGELDAGEELIMKPVKPAELLRRIRKMLDDKQ